A segment of the Desulfurococcus mucosus DSM 2162 genome:
ATACCCATCATCCCTGAGAACCCTCCACGACTCCTTGAGAACCCTCAGCGGGTTATCCACGAAGCACAAGGTCACTATAATGAAGACCCCGCCGAAGCATGAATCCCTGAACGGGAGCTCCTCGCCAACCCCTACAACAGACTCAACACCTCTTTCGTATGCCAGTGAAATAATTCTCTCAGATGGATCGATGCCCACGTCTATTCTGAGCGGTGATGAAAACCTCCCGCTTCCAACACCGATCTCGAGCCACGGCCTTGGGACACGTGTTGAGGCTTTCTCAACAGCCCTGAGCTCCGACTCGTATATCAACCTGTTTGATTCATACCACTCATCATACTCCATGTAGAAGTCGTTGAAAGGGTTCTCCATGACTCCTCCAGGGATAGGTTGAGTGGTCGTATAGGTAAAAATATTTTCAGCGGGCGCCCCAGGCATACCGGTGGAATATAAGGGATGCATGATGCATATGTATGGTTTGAAGGAGAGGCTAATGCATGAAGCAGGCTACGATCCTTTAAGGCTCGGGGTCGAGGTCGAGAAACACGTTGCGAGGGGAGACAAGAGGAAGTACTACAGGTTCAGGGGAGGCAGGTGGTATGGTGGAATCGCCACGGCAGACTGCGTGGGGTGTAATCTCAGATGCAGGTTCTGCTGGGGCTGGATACCGAGGGACAACTACTCCAGCTACGGGGAGTTCTACTCGCCTAGAGAAGTATATGGGAGGCTTGTAGCAATAGCGTCTAGGAGAGGCTACAGATATGTAAGGGTTTCAGGGAACGAGCCCACCCTTGCATGGCAGCATCTCCTGGAACTCCTCGAGCTCTTCGAGCAGGACGGCAGGTACACCTTCATACTGGAGACAAACGGGATAATCATAGGTGCCGACAAGGCTAAAGCCAGGGATCTCGCCGGGTTCAAGCACCTACACGTCAGGGTATCGTTGAAAGGGGTGAACGAGGACGAGTTCCACAGGCTTACAGGGGCTCGCCGGGAGTTCTTCTCCCTGCAGCTCAAAGCCCTTGAAAACCTCCTTAATGAAGGCGTGAGCACTCATCCAGCAGTAATGCTCTCCTTCTCAGAACCCAGGGGAGTAGATATATTGAAGGAGAGGCTAAGGGAAATAGACAAGGGGCTTGCAGACAACCTGGAGGAAGAATACGTCTTCCTCTACCCTCACGTAGTAGAGCTCATGGCGAGGACGGGTCTGAAACCCAGAGTAGCATATAGTCCAGACGGTATACCAGGTGACCTAGTGTAGCGGCAGCCGGCTTCCCCCCGCCCTAAAAGGGTTTCCCTTAGGGCGGAGAGGAGGCCAGCTCCACGTGGAGGCTGCTAGGCCTGAAGTAAGCTGTCAACGGACTCCTTGTACCTTTTAATGCTCTTTGTCTCAAGCGGGTCAATTCCTCTGAGCCTTGCAAGCCTACAGCTAGCCAACCCTAGGACAAGGCTGCCGTACATCATCTTCTCTAGTAGGGTGCCTCCCCTCAGAGCCAACCTATATGTTGACGCACCGGTCTCCACGTATACTCCATGCATGAATTCAACGAGCCCGCGTCCCACTCTATCACTTGGATCAACGACCTCAACCACCCTGAGGGGGATCCCGGGTTGCTCGTATCCCACTATATCGTTGTGCATCCATTCAGGCGCGACGTCAACCTTAACGGGGATCTTGCTGTTCTCGTTGAACTCGTTCTTACCTCTAACAGCTAGGGGTTCAAGGGGTGTGTGAGTGGCGATGACGAGGAGGCCCTGGACGCTGTTAATCCATTCAGCCAGTCTCCGTGCTTCCTCCTCGGCCCCGCCCATGTTATCCTTGATGAAGGCGAACGCCTCCTCAGCCTCCCCCCTGCCCACGATCCTTAAGCCACTTGAGTCAAGTAAGCCGAGGATCTTGAAGAGCATGGATGGGAGAGACGCCCTGGGGGCTAGCCCAGAGGGCAACGGGATGAATGGTATGCCGTGCTTTAAAGCCAACTCCCTTAGGTAGCCTCCACTGGAAACAACGGCGACACCGCCAGCCCTCCCAAGGACACCCATGGTGGCCAGAATAGTCTCCCTGGTGTTGCCACTGTAACTAACCGATATAGCCAGCGTGCCGGAATCAATGAAACCCGGTGACACATGGCTCTTCAACGTGAAAACCGGGAGGCCTCCATGAATCATTGAGAGCGCTGACAGGAAGTCGCCGACTATGCCGCTGCCCCCCATGCCTAGAACAACTATCTTGTTGAACACCCCGTGAATCCTATACCTCCCCCACTCCATGAGGGCTCCTCTAAGCTGTTCAACCCACCCTCTGTACATCTCCTCCAAGCATATCACCGAGTAAACTATTATTCCTAGACAAGAAAATAATGGTAGTGTTGAAGCATTGAGAGCGTGTGAACATGGTTCCTCTACAACTCTTCACAAGGGGCTTCAAGGCTGTGGTAAGCCACTATATGGTTATAAAGCTGAAACTGGCATCCGAGATAATTGCGGAAGCCGGTTCCAGGGTTACACTGCTAGACCCAGGTAACATGCTGCAGGGAGCAGTTGACACAGCATACATAAATGCACCTGACAGCGGTGAACGGGCTCCGGGTGGAGGCAGCCTCCTCATAGTGTTCGAGCCTACTCAGGACATGGATCTAGAGGGGCTCGCCGAGGGACACGACAACATACTCGTCTTCACGACTCCCGGTTCACCCATTAGGATACCCAGGTTCTTCGCGAAGATGTTCATCGATAGGATCGATGAGAGGACATACATCATGAGGATGCAGGGCGGCAGGACCCTAAGGATACTCGTCAACCCGGAGGGATTGCGCTTCATAGATAAGCCTGAGGGAGCCTATGGACGCGCATACGACCTTGTTACAGGGCTCATGGCTGAGCACGGCGAGGTAACGGTGAAGGATGCCGTGAGAGCGATATCACTGGAGCTCGGTGTGAGCCGTGAAGCAGCTAGGAGGATACTCTACAGGCTTGTCGAGGAGAGGTATCTTAGAATAGTGCGTGGAAGAATATCGCTGGGTTGACGGATACACGCTAGGCGTTCGCAAGGGACTCGTCGAAGAACACCTTGTAAATGCCGAGCTTCTTGAGAACCACATTAATGTAGTCGTCTACTACATTCCTCGGAACCCCCATGCGCTCAGCCCTCGAGATCACGATGTTCTCGACAACGGAATACTTCTTATACTTCTCGTTCAACTCCTTCCACGGTATGCCCGTGAACGCCTTCACCACTGTGTTATCCACTGGGAGGAGTCCTTTAAGGATCATGAAGGCTATAATAGGGTATCCAATGTAGCCCCTGTGAATAGTTCCATTATCATCACTATACACCCTGAAGACGCCTGCCTCCTCCTGGATCAAGACAACCCTGTAACTCCTCTCCCCAGTGCTCGAAGTGACAACAGCATGTGTGGAGTCAACCACCCTAACCCTGTTGTCCCCGATGCTTCCAGCCGCTTCTAAAACCTTGATCCTCGGGGGTTTCTCCAGGGGCTTCACGCTTACACCACCAGCTTCCTTAGTACAAGGGGGCTTCCAGACTCCTCTACCCCAACCCCCTCAATCCTCTGCCCTATCCCAAGCCTCATGTAGTTCTCTAACTCCTCGTCCGGTACGAGAACATAGAACTCCCCCTCATAGCCCTCTGCCTCACCATGCACATATAGGAGCGGCTTATCGTAGCCCTCCACCTGTTCGATCCCGATGACTACGCCTGAGAAACTCTTCTTCGAAGTCAACCCGGTACACCATGATAAAAGTAGGGTTCACCAAGTAATAAAGCCTTACAGCCGAAGGCCTCGCCTTTTAAGGCGGGGGGTCAGAGTCCTCTCAACGGGCTGTGGATAAATATTAATATCACGCCGGTGATCAAATAATACTGGGGATCATTTATGAGTGAGAAAACCAGCGGAGAGCTGAACACCGGTATAATCATAGCTGGTGCATACGCTGGCAAGGTTCGTAGAACACTCTACGCCCAGCTGTCAAGCAGGGTTAAAACGGATAAGGAGTTCGCGAGAGAAGTGGCACGGGCCTCCGGAGAACTCAACATGCTACTCTACCACATACTTGTCGGGGAGCTAAAGGTGAATAAAGGCGACGCTGTAAGGGTCAGGGTAAAGTACGTGGTGGAAGGGGAACCCGGGAGGATAAAGTGGCTCTACGACTCACTGAGACTCGAAGTATTCAAGAGGGTTCCCGACGAGGAAGTAGAGGGCGCTGTCAACAAGGTTATCGCTGAAAAGCTCAGGGAGATCCAGGAGCAGTACAAGGAGGCGCCGAGCCGTGAAGAAGCGGAGAAAATACTCAGCGGTGAGGAAGCCGGGGAAACAGGTCTCGAGGCAGTTAAGCCCGGTGGAGACCCGCTTGACTCAGTGGGTTCGCTTGACGTGATCGGGGAGACAGTGGAGGGCGGATACCTCTTGAAGATCACTGGGAAGGACGGCTCGTCAATGGGGGTGGTCACACTCGCACCCAGCGGGGAGGACGTAGCGCTCGACGCAATACTACTGGGGGATGGAGACAAGGTGTACAGGTATCTAGCCAGGGTGCGTGGCAGGGTGGATCAATATATTGAGGCTCCTGGAAAAATAATTGAGGAGTTGAGGAAGGCTAAGCCCTCCCAGTTGAACAGGGAGGATGCTGCGAAACTCATAGAGGAGAAAATGAAGTTATTGATCTAAGGGGTAACCAGCAGCCTCATTCAGCTTAGTGAGGAAGTCTTTGAAGAGCCTTTTTTCAAGCCTGGCGCCAGCTGCAAATGGGTGTCCTCCACCCATAACCGGTATCTCCCTGGACATCAGCCTGAGCACCTTGTTCAAGTCCACTGATCCATCGCTCCTCAAGCTCATCACGTATGTTTCCCCACGCTCCTCCACTGCCACCCCTATCCTTGCCCTCCCATAAACCCTTGCATAGTTGGCTGCTTTACCGACACTGCCCGGCGGATTCACCACGTATCCTACGGCCCCGTAAACCACCGTATTCGCTTTAACCCATAGCCTGAGCTCCTCGTCGCGTCTAGCCTGCTCCAGGGCTCTCTCAACCATGGCGGTGTTCAAGCTTGGGAGACTATTCTTGGACAGGTATTCGACAACCCTGCGTTTAAACTCGTGGTCTCTCCGGGTGCCCTCCAATGCCTGGGTTAGTACGCCTGCCTCAAGGTAGACGGCCCTCTTATCCCATTCACCCAGGGTCTTTTTAACCCATGGCGTTTCATCAAGGTAATCCCCTATAGCACCATAGAGTGCTACACGGGAGTATTCTTCATCCAACCCGTTCTCAACAAGATACCTGAATGTGAGCTCTGATGCTGAGCAACAGGTGTCGTGAACTATGTTAATGCTTTCCACACTGCTGAGAGATACCCCAAGGGGCTCCGGATGGTGATCAATGTAGACAACGTTACCGTAGCGTCCCCGCTCCTCGAGGAGCCTGAGGACGTCTACAGCGGTTGTCTCGTTCAAAGCTATGTCAGCGATCAACAAGTCGTCACCGTTACGCGTAAACTCCTTGAGGTCGCCTAATAAGCCAACAGGGTGGGTGAAGAATACCTGTGTATCTGTCCTCGCACTGAAGAAAGCGTATGCCAGTGCACCCGACGCGACGCCGTCACTATCACCATGGACTAGTATTATGCGTCTAGACATGGGTTACACCTGTCGCAATCAATGGATGGTCAGCCCCGCGCGGCGTCTTCATCCCCTCTAGGGGTTTAACCTGCCACGCCTCCTCATCCCATCTCAACGCATCTAGCCTACTCCCCAAGCTTCCATTTTCAGCTCCAATCTATATAAACCTACCCTAGTAGACCCGCTCCTTAAAACACTGGCTCCATGGATTCCATGAAGGTGGGGTAAGGTTTGCCAGGCAGAATAGACCTAGGCAGGGCTCCTCAAGGCATACTTGAACTAGGCAACGATGAAATACTGGAGGAGTTCAAGGTCTCCCTTGAGGCTTCAGGTGCTTCCAGTGAAACCGTTAAAGCCTACTTATCGGCCGTCAAGGACTTCCTCAGCTTCATAGGTGGCAAACCACTTAGAGAGGTTACATTGAAGGATGTAGTGGCGTGGCGTAATGAACGGTTGAGAAACGGGTTCCCGAACAGGAAGATGGAGGGGAGGGAGAAATGGCAGGTCACACTCCACTATTACACCATGTTCCTTAAAAGGTTCTTCGAGTGGCTCGGGTTGAATATCGGTGTATCATCGGTTAAGAAGCCCCCGGCCCGTATCAACGCTTTGAGCGATGAAGAAATCGAGAAGCTGATGAATGCCGCCAGAACCCCCTTGGATAAATTGATATTGAGACTCCTCGTCGACACAGGGTTGAGAAGCCGGGAGCTCCTCGGGCTCCGCGTAGAGGACGTGGACTTCCACAGCAGGGTGATAAGGGTTTCATCAGCTAAGTACGGTAAGGAAAGGTATGTCACCGCCACAGGGGAAACCTTCGAGATGCTGCGCTCATGGATAGCGTTGAACGGTCTCAAGCCAGGGGACAGGCTCTTCAACCTGACGTACAGCGGCCTCTACAAGAAGCTCAAGAGGCTTGCGGCGAGAGCAGGCATTCCTCCGGAAAAGATCCGTCCACACGTGTTGAGACACACGTTCGCAACCAGGGCGCTGAGGCGTGGCCTGAGCCTGCCAAGCCTCCAGAGGCTGCTCGGCCACGCTGACATCAAGACAACCCAGGTCTACCTCCACCTCTCAATAGAGGACCTGAAGAAGGAGTACCAGGAGAAGATAGGGGGAGGCACAGGCGGGTTGAGGCGTTGCGTGAAATGCGGCAGGGAGATCCCTGCCGACGCATTGTACTGCCCTTACTGTGGCAGTAGCCAACAGGCGGCTTCACCGGCCCTTGAGGCTTAGGCCTCATCCAGGAGTCTTGCCACGATGATCCTCGGTATCTCCTTGTAGCTCGGGTTGCTTTCACGATACTTTTCCACGAGGAGCCCTCCATCGCTAACAGGGTAGTCGTCGCTGTAGCCTTCGAGATCCCTTGTAACACCCTCGTCGAGGACGGCTATGAAAACCGGGTTAACCGGTATACTCCACTTCTCCCCGCTATACTTGATCCTCAGTAATTCCTCTAGGAACGCCTGATCCTCCTTATACCCGTTGCTCAACACCGCCCTGTAATACTGCGAGATATAGTGTGCAATAATGATGAAGGCTGGTTTACCATCCTTAAACCCCTTGAATACGGCGACCTCGCTGTGATCCTCCATAACGGCGTGGGGACCCACCTCAATCCTATATCCCTTGCTACTCAGGCTCCCTAGCAGGGAGTCAAGGTTCTTAACGCTCTCCAGCTCCAGTATGGTTGCCGCCATGAATGCTTCTCCCCGTGAATCCTCATATAAGGTATCACCATATTAAAGCTCTTGAAGCAGCCAAGGGGGGTAGCGTGGCAGGGTACGTGGAGCCGGGTTCAACCATGGAGAGAAGGGTGGTTGAGAAGCTGAAAGGAATAATAGAGGAACACGTGGACTGGACAACGCTTCACACGATACCAGTAGTCAAATGGGAGTGGAGTAAATGCATGGTTAGGGTTAACGGGGAGGAGTACGAGTGCAACCCACTACCATATGCATCTAAATCCATTGGAGAGGGCCTGGCACTGCAAGCTAGTACACTCCGCGTGGTCGCAGGGGGCTTAAACGGCAGGGTGCTCCTTTACAAGTATCCTGAATCCATACTAGAGCTAAGATTCATGGTTGGCGAGGCACTTAAAGCAGGGGCAGAGGCAGTGGTATTGATTGGTGGAAAAGGCAGGCGGATGAGTGATGCAGTGTTATCTAGCAGCATACCCGTAATGAACCCGGATACTCCTCCAGGTATCCCAGTGGTGGTCCTCGAGGCGGATGCTGCGAGGAATCTCCAGCGTGAAGAAGCGAGGATCACTGTAGAGGTTGACGCTGGTTTAAGCGAGGCAACAGGGAGAACACTCGTGGCAGGGGTTAACGGGGATGAGGGAAACGTGATACATGTGTCAACGCATCACGACGGGTTACCGGGTGACGCCGGCTTCATAGAGAGGTATTCAGAGATGCTGAGGGATATAGTTGCCTCTGCCGCAACGGTTGGTGGAAGCAGCGTTATTCTCATCTCCTTCACGGCTAAAGAACACGGTGACCCATGGTTAAACAGCTATACATGGTCCTGGGGCTCTAGACACCTCCTCGGGATCCTCAGCTCTAAGAGTGAACTCGAAAAAGTGGTTCTAGACATAAATGTAGAGGCTGGTGGCGGGGACAACGCATCAATAGTGGATAACCCGGCACCCATACTCAGCTACAACAGTATCCCTACAGGCATCCACCTCAATGAAGCCGGAGCACACTTCGCCCTAGATAGCCTAACGTACCTCGGCCACGGGGTTCCAGCAGTGGCTTTAACCGGGTTAAAGCCTGACGTAATAATCAACCACGAAGGCTTGAAGAGGCTCACACAACACCTAGTGGAGGCGGCAAGGGACCCGGAGGCAATGCTTAGAAGCATGTGGCGTGGATTAATCGGTAAACTTGGAGACACCCCTCTAGAACACAGGGATCTCCTTGCCAGGATACATGAGTCAAGTAGACTCCTAGGGCCCCGGGGCGCTGTGAGAGCCTTAACCAGGTATGTGTCAACCCTGTCGTCAATCTACTTGGTTACAGGCACCGGGTTCCATGCCTGCATAAGTCACATGGGTTACTCCGCTGCACTCAGGGGATGCCGCGGCATCCTTGAAGAAGCCTCCGAGATGTATGGCAGGGTTGTGGCATGGGGTCTAAGCGGCATAGTCCTGGATGCCAGGGTTAAGCTGAAGATACTCGAGGATGTGGCTAGGAGGATTGACTCAGCCACGCTTATTAAGTCTAATGAACTGTTTAATAAGACCCTGGAGCTGGAGGCATGTAGGCAAAGCCTCAAAGGTGTAGTGGATGAGCGCCAGGAAGAGCATCGGGATAGATAAATACAAGGATTTCCCGGAGTGGTATCACAGTGTTCTGAAGGAAGCCGGCATCATAGATATACGGTACCCTGTTAAAGGCATGAATGTCTGGATGCCCTATGGCTTGAAAGCATTGAGGTTGACTCAGAGGATACTCATGGATCTACTGGAGGAGACAGGCCACCAGGAGGCCTACTTCCCCACAATGGTTCCAGAGAGCGTGTTCTCAAGGGAGAAAGACTTCCTGAAGGGCTTCGGCGGTGAAACATTCGTGGTAGAGGGGACGGTTACAAGGAAGTTTAACGAGAGGCTGTTTGTCAGGCCAACCAGTGAAACAGTAATGTACTACATGTGGAACATGTGGATAAAGGGGAGAAAGGATCTACCGCTCAAGATGTACCAGGTAGTAAACGTGTTCAGATATGAAACGAAGATGACTCACCCCATACTAAGGGTAAGGGAGATAATGGGCTTCATAGAGGCTCATACAGCACATGCAACCATGGAGGAGGCTGAGAAGCAGATTAGTGAAGCAATAGCGATATACAAGGAGTTCTTCAACAGGCTCCAGCTACCATACTTCATAGTGAAGACACCTCCATGGGACACTTTCGCCGGGGCAGAATACAACTATGACTTCATAACCGTGATGCCCGATGGTAAAGGCCTCGAACTAGGAAGCGTCATTAACCTAGGGCAGAAGTTCGCCAAGGCATTCGAGATAAAGTACATGGACACCGACGGCGTAGAGAAACATGTCTACCAGACATGCTACGGTGTGAGTGAAAGGGTTCTGGGAGCCGTTATAGGGATACACGGGGATGAAACAGGCCTGTTCTTCCCGCCGGATATCGCGCCAATACAAGTAGTCATAGTACCCGTGATGAAGCCCGGTGAAAACCAGGTCTTGGAATACGCGTTCAAAGTCAGCAACATCCTTAAGGCGCATGGTGTAAGGGTCTTCGTGGACACGGATCAAGAGCACACGCCTGGATGGAAATACTACTACTGGGAGATGAAGGGGGTCCCAACAAGGATAGAAGTGGGTAGAAAGGAGCTCGATGCATCCACGGTAACCATTGCTAGGCGGGATAAGAGGGAGAAACACGTGGTCAAGCTCGAGGAGGCAGTAGATCTACTCCGTAAAATATGGTCGGAGATAAACGAGTACCTCAGAAGCAGAGCCCTGGAGCACTTGGCCAGGAAGACAGTGTTCCTCCCAGAACACCCGGAGGACAAGGGGTTCGATGGACTGGTGATCGCGCCATGGGATGGAAGCAGGGAGTGTGCTGAGGAGCTCGAGAAGGAAACCGGTAAGAACGTCCTAGGGGAGATAACGGAGTCACCGTTAAACCTGCCGCCGCCCTCACAATACACGGCGTGCGGTAAGGCTAAGGCGGACAGATACGCGTTGCTAGGCGTAACCTATTAATGTCTGAGCCCCCGTCTTAAAGGGGGTTTTCCTTCAGGGAGTTCACTGGTTCCCCATATCTCTTCGGGTTTACATACGTCATCTGCGGGGGTGGGCAGAGATTCTTCATTTCCGCGAGGGACGGGGCTTTCAGTTGTGACAGCATGGACGCTTGCTATGCTCCTGTAGCCCGAGGCTTCTTACTTACCGTGATTATTTTTAAACCCTGAATTAAATCCCTTAATCAAGAAATGTTTCCAAGGTGTTATCGATGAGTGAGTACATAAAGCAACTGAAGATCCAGGTAGCCGGCAAGGTGCCAGGCGTGAAATTCCAGGATAAGTCGGCGATGGAGGTCATGATCATGAAGGAGGGGAAGACTCTTCTCACGATACGAGACGAGAAGGACTATATTACGTTGACCACCGCCGACGGCAAATCATTCAAATATGATAAATGGTACACTAAACCGGAGAACCTTGCTGAAACGATAAAGGTCTATGTTGAGAGGTTGAAGTAGGTTTTTTAACGAGTCTCACCGCGGAGGGCTCATAGTAACCCTCGTACTCCGATAATATCTTCTTCTCACCCGCTATGAGTAGCCTGTATTTGAATAAGGGCGAGTCAACAACTATTGTTTCAGCGTCTCCCCCCTCGAAGGATGGGTCAAACCCGTATTTCCGTGCCAGCTTGATCAGCCTTTCAACATCCTCCGCCTCTATCTCCCTGCCCAGTATTTCCAACGGTATACCCATGCTGGTTATAGACATGATAATGAACCTGATACCGTTTTCAAGGAGCTCCCCCAAGTACTTGTAGGGGTTCCTACCCCATAGGGGAGTATAGAGTTCAAGCCCTAGTTCCCCTACAACTTGTTCAAACCTCTTTCTCTGATAGTTGCTGGCTATGGCTCCGCTCACAACTACCTTCACACCATACCTGTCCCGAACCCTTGTAAGCAACATCCTCAACGCGTCTATCTCCATCTCTCCCTCACTAACTCCAATGGTTTCGAGAGGTATGCCAAGCGACTGCGACTGTGCCTGCAGGATATTGAAGTAGGGTTGATGATACAGCATAGAGTACCTGTAAAGCGGGATAATCGATGAGAGAACAACAATCCTATATCCTGCCTCGGCGGCCTTGTGAAGAGCGTAAACAGAGTCCTTTCCACCAGTGAACAGTACCGTGGCATTCATGCTCCACGCCTCAAGGGATTCAACTTCTTCCCACCCTAAAAGGGTGAGGGTTTCCCACAGGGTGGCTAGGCCTAGCATACGGGGTATTCTCGGCTTGGAGAACGGGTCGAGGGAGCAGTGATCACGGGTCTCGTGTGCGGGGAAGGATTACTGGTTGAAAAGAACTATTCAACCGGCCTGAGAGTTCCTCCCCCTGTATCCTGGATGATACTTTCTTATGTGTTCTACCTTAACCTTCTTCAACTCGTCCTCGGGCAGTATGGCTAGGAGTTCCCATCCCTTGTTCAAGGTCTCCTCGATTGTTCGATGCTCGTACTCCCCCTGTCCAATGAATTCTCTCTCGAACCTGTCGGCGAACTCAAGGTACTTCTTATCTCTCTGCGTTAATGCCTCGGTGCCAACTATTACTGAAAGCTCTCTCAGCCTTGTTCCCTCTGCATAGGCGCTCATGAGCTGCATGAATACACCGTGATGGTCCTCCCTTGTCTTACCGGCACCTATACCGTCCTTCATCAATCTCGACAAGCTCATCAACGGGTCGAAGGGCGGGTATATGCCTTTCATCCATAGCTGTCTCGATAAGACGAGCTGGCCCTCCGTGATGTAACCGGTTAAGTCGGGTATTGGATGGGTGATGTCGTCGTCGGGCATTGTGAGTATGGGTAGCTGGGTTACACTCCCCTTCTTGCCTCGTACACGTCCAGCACGCTCGTATATTGTGGCTAGATCCGTGTACATGTATCCTGGGTAACCCCTCCTGCCTGGAACCTCCTCCCTTGCAGCGCTAAGCTCTCTGAGGGCTTCACAGTAGAACGTCATATCCGTCAACACTACTAGGACATGCATGTCATGCGTCCAGGCCAGGTGTTCAGCTATGGTTAACGCTACGCGTGGCGTCGCAATTCTCTCGATGACTGGTGAGCTGGCAGTGTTGATTAGTGCAACGGTTCTCTCAAGCGCTCCAGTCCTCCTGAAGTTTTCTATGAAGAACATGGCGTCATCGTAGGGTACACCTATGGCTGCGAACACCATGGCGAACTTCTCCTCCTTACCGAGCACTCTCGCCTGCCTAACTATTTGCGCGGCTATCCTGTTATGTGGTAGGCCTGAGCCACTGAAGATCGGGAGCTTCTGTCCTCTCACAATACTGAATAATCCGTCGATGGCTGAGATACCTGTCTCAATGAACTCTGAGGGCGGGAGCCTTGAAGCAGGGTTGAGTGGGGCACCATTGATGTCAAGGTAGTCTTCGGGTACTATCCTTGGACCATTGTCGATGGGTCTGCCGAGGCCGTCGAAGACCCTCCCCAGCATGTCTATGCTTACCGGTATCCTGAGTGTTTCCCCACGGTACTTGACACGCGACTTGAGTAGGTCTACGTCTGCTACTCCACCGAATACCTGTATAACTGTGGCATCCCTGCTGACGTCTATCACCTGTCCCAGCTTGGCTTCACCCGTGGGCAGGAGTACCTCGACTATTTCACCGTATGTTACACCCGGTATTGTTTCAGCAAATAATAGTCCACCCTGTGCTTTGAGGAGCCGGCTGGATACTCTCGTGGCGAGCTTGGACTCCACTATCTACCACCCTCCATGAGCGCCTTGAACTCGTTCTCCATGTCTGAGAGTATGCCCTCGAACTCTTTATCGTTGTCGCCGAACGGTATATCCTTCATCCTAGCTATCCTCTCCCTAATCCTCATGCTACGTATCTTCTCGAAGGCTACTCCCTGCTTCACTGCTTCAATGGATTTCTCGTAGAACCTGACGATTACAGCCGCCATCCTTGATGTTTTAACCGGGTGGGAGAACGCGTCAACAGTGCTGAACGCGTCCTGCTGAAGGAAGTCCTCCCTAATCATCCTGGCCACCTCGAGGACGAGTCTATCCTCGACTGGCAGTGCATCCGCCCCTACTAGTCTCACTAGTTCCTCGAGCTCGGCCTCCCTCTGGAGAAGCCACGATATCTTCTCCCTGAGATACGAGTACTCCGGGCTTATCTTA
Coding sequences within it:
- a CDS encoding class I SAM-dependent methyltransferase, yielding MENPFNDFYMEYDEWYESNRLIYESELRAVEKASTRVPRPWLEIGVGSGRFSSPLRIDVGIDPSERIISLAYERGVESVVGVGEELPFRDSCFGGVFIIVTLCFVDNPLRVLKESWRVLRDDGYVIVGFVPRESPWGRLYVEKKAKGHRFYRLARFYSVSEVYEMLEASGFKTVSVVSTLLQGPGDVRFAETPVEGYVEGAGFIVVKAGKKHAL
- a CDS encoding radical SAM protein encodes the protein MYGLKERLMHEAGYDPLRLGVEVEKHVARGDKRKYYRFRGGRWYGGIATADCVGCNLRCRFCWGWIPRDNYSSYGEFYSPREVYGRLVAIASRRGYRYVRVSGNEPTLAWQHLLELLELFEQDGRYTFILETNGIIIGADKAKARDLAGFKHLHVRVSLKGVNEDEFHRLTGARREFFSLQLKALENLLNEGVSTHPAVMLSFSEPRGVDILKERLREIDKGLADNLEEEYVFLYPHVVELMARTGLKPRVAYSPDGIPGDLV
- a CDS encoding SIS domain-containing protein, producing MYRGWVEQLRGALMEWGRYRIHGVFNKIVVLGMGGSGIVGDFLSALSMIHGGLPVFTLKSHVSPGFIDSGTLAISVSYSGNTRETILATMGVLGRAGGVAVVSSGGYLRELALKHGIPFIPLPSGLAPRASLPSMLFKILGLLDSSGLRIVGRGEAEEAFAFIKDNMGGAEEEARRLAEWINSVQGLLVIATHTPLEPLAVRGKNEFNENSKIPVKVDVAPEWMHNDIVGYEQPGIPLRVVEVVDPSDRVGRGLVEFMHGVYVETGASTYRLALRGGTLLEKMMYGSLVLGLASCRLARLRGIDPLETKSIKRYKESVDSLLQA
- a CDS encoding DUF2258 domain-containing protein, which codes for MSEKTSGELNTGIIIAGAYAGKVRRTLYAQLSSRVKTDKEFAREVARASGELNMLLYHILVGELKVNKGDAVRVRVKYVVEGEPGRIKWLYDSLRLEVFKRVPDEEVEGAVNKVIAEKLREIQEQYKEAPSREEAEKILSGEEAGETGLEAVKPGGDPLDSVGSLDVIGETVEGGYLLKITGKDGSSMGVVTLAPSGEDVALDAILLGDGDKVYRYLARVRGRVDQYIEAPGKIIEELRKAKPSQLNREDAAKLIEEKMKLLI
- a CDS encoding DHHA1 domain-containing protein, producing the protein MSRRIILVHGDSDGVASGALAYAFFSARTDTQVFFTHPVGLLGDLKEFTRNGDDLLIADIALNETTAVDVLRLLEERGRYGNVVYIDHHPEPLGVSLSSVESINIVHDTCCSASELTFRYLVENGLDEEYSRVALYGAIGDYLDETPWVKKTLGEWDKRAVYLEAGVLTQALEGTRRDHEFKRRVVEYLSKNSLPSLNTAMVERALEQARRDEELRLWVKANTVVYGAVGYVVNPPGSVGKAANYARVYGRARIGVAVEERGETYVMSLRSDGSVDLNKVLRLMSREIPVMGGGHPFAAGARLEKRLFKDFLTKLNEAAGYPLDQ
- the xerA gene encoding site-specific tyrosine recombinase/integron integrase; this translates as MPGRIDLGRAPQGILELGNDEILEEFKVSLEASGASSETVKAYLSAVKDFLSFIGGKPLREVTLKDVVAWRNERLRNGFPNRKMEGREKWQVTLHYYTMFLKRFFEWLGLNIGVSSVKKPPARINALSDEEIEKLMNAARTPLDKLILRLLVDTGLRSRELLGLRVEDVDFHSRVIRVSSAKYGKERYVTATGETFEMLRSWIALNGLKPGDRLFNLTYSGLYKKLKRLAARAGIPPEKIRPHVLRHTFATRALRRGLSLPSLQRLLGHADIKTTQVYLHLSIEDLKKEYQEKIGGGTGGLRRCVKCGREIPADALYCPYCGSSQQAASPALEA